A genomic segment from Bradyrhizobium sp. ISRA430 encodes:
- the tssC gene encoding type VI secretion system contractile sheath large subunit: MTDTSAQQPAEVATPTTDLSLLDQVLVQTRMTPRDEGYDLARRGVAAFVAELIKPNRADEQVNNALVDQMIAEIDRKISTQLDDVLHTDQFQRLESAWRGLKFMVDRTDFRQNIKIEILSVSKDELLTDFEDSPEIVKSGLYKHVYTAEYGQFGGQPVAAMISAYEFGSGSQDVKLMRYMSAVAAMSHAPVIASAAPDMFGVERYEEIAGLKDLQSVFEGPKYAKWNSFRESDDARYFGLTLPRFLLRLPYGPETVPVKDFNYQEASDGETDNYLWGNAAFAFATRLAESFAKYRWCPNIIGPQSGGAVEDLNLHTYEAMGQLQTKVPTEVLISDRREFELAEQGFIALTMRKGADNAAFFSANSAQKPKYFGNSQEGKVAELNYKLGSQLPYMFIINRFAHYIKVLQRENIGSWKSSQELQGELNNWIHQYVADQENPSAEVRSRRPLRKAEIIVEDVEGEPGWYRVGIAVVPHLKYMGADFALTLKGRLDKH, translated from the coding sequence ATGACCGACACAAGTGCGCAGCAGCCGGCCGAAGTCGCCACCCCGACCACTGACCTTTCGTTGCTGGATCAGGTCCTCGTCCAAACCAGGATGACCCCGCGCGACGAGGGTTACGACCTCGCCCGCCGGGGCGTCGCAGCTTTCGTCGCCGAGCTCATCAAACCGAACCGGGCCGACGAGCAGGTCAACAATGCGCTCGTCGATCAGATGATCGCGGAGATCGATCGCAAAATCTCGACTCAGCTCGACGACGTGCTGCACACAGACCAGTTCCAACGGCTCGAGTCGGCTTGGCGCGGGCTTAAGTTCATGGTCGACCGCACCGATTTCCGTCAGAACATCAAGATAGAAATCCTTAGCGTCAGCAAGGACGAATTGCTCACCGACTTCGAGGACAGCCCGGAGATCGTCAAGTCGGGCCTGTACAAGCACGTCTACACCGCAGAATATGGCCAGTTCGGCGGCCAGCCCGTCGCGGCCATGATATCGGCCTACGAGTTTGGCAGTGGCAGCCAGGATGTTAAGCTGATGCGGTACATGAGCGCGGTGGCCGCCATGTCGCATGCACCAGTCATAGCTTCTGCTGCACCGGACATGTTCGGCGTCGAACGTTACGAGGAGATCGCGGGTCTGAAGGACCTGCAATCGGTGTTCGAGGGACCAAAATATGCCAAGTGGAACTCGTTCCGCGAAAGCGATGACGCTCGTTATTTCGGCCTGACGCTGCCGCGCTTCCTGCTGCGCTTGCCCTATGGTCCAGAGACGGTTCCCGTGAAGGACTTTAATTACCAGGAGGCCTCGGACGGCGAAACCGACAACTACCTCTGGGGCAACGCTGCCTTTGCCTTTGCGACGCGCTTAGCCGAAAGCTTCGCCAAGTATCGCTGGTGCCCGAACATCATCGGCCCCCAGTCTGGCGGCGCGGTTGAGGATCTCAATCTGCATACCTATGAGGCAATGGGACAATTGCAGACCAAGGTCCCGACTGAGGTGCTCATCTCGGACCGGCGCGAGTTCGAACTAGCCGAGCAGGGCTTCATCGCGCTGACCATGCGCAAGGGAGCTGACAATGCCGCTTTCTTCTCGGCCAATTCCGCGCAGAAACCGAAATATTTCGGGAACAGCCAGGAAGGTAAGGTGGCCGAGCTCAACTACAAGCTCGGCAGCCAGCTGCCCTATATGTTCATCATCAATCGTTTCGCCCACTACATCAAAGTGCTGCAACGCGAGAACATCGGCTCCTGGAAGAGCAGCCAAGAGCTGCAAGGCGAGCTGAACAACTGGATTCATCAGTATGTCGCCGATCAAGAGAATCCGTCGGCAGAGGTGCGCTCGCGGCGGCCTCTGCGAAAGGCGGAGATCATCGTCGAGGACGTCGAAGGTGAGCCGGGCTGGTATCGCGTCGGCATCGCTGTCGTTCCACATTTGAAGTACATGGGTGCAGACTTTGCTTTGACGCTCAAGGGTAGGCTCGACAAGCACTGA
- the tssE gene encoding type VI secretion system baseplate subunit TssE yields MFDRSLMERLEDGSATHRVSFERFRASVLDNLRRVLNSRQGCCETRPDLGMPDLNETVGQGADAVRSLARSLKQQIETFEPRLKNVSIRFHADPDNPLQLSFHVNATLDYDDQMEPISFDAICDKHVRIRG; encoded by the coding sequence ATGTTCGACCGCAGCCTTATGGAGCGCTTGGAGGACGGGTCGGCGACCCATCGGGTGTCATTCGAACGCTTCCGGGCAAGCGTTCTGGACAACCTACGTCGGGTTCTAAACTCACGCCAGGGCTGCTGCGAAACACGGCCGGACCTCGGCATGCCCGACCTTAACGAGACGGTCGGGCAGGGAGCCGACGCAGTACGCTCGCTCGCCCGTTCGCTCAAGCAGCAGATCGAGACATTTGAGCCCCGCTTGAAGAATGTTTCGATCCGCTTTCATGCCGATCCCGACAACCCGCTGCAGCTGAGCTTTCACGTCAACGCGACGCTCGATTATGACGACCAGATGGAGCCAATTTCCTTCGATGCGATCTGCGATAAGCACGTTCGGATAAGGGGCTGA
- the tssF gene encoding type VI secretion system baseplate subunit TssF: MALNPYYEDELSYLRELGADFALANPKLAPFLGQDATDPDVERLLEGFAFLVARLRQKLDDEFPEFVHGLLRMVWPQYLQALPPITTLSFALKSSASAASLNLPAGTSVRSRPIDGTNCTFVTCYAIEVLPLKINDVQLENRTSAARLILRIKATGQQNLSCLKNGRLRLFFSTEREPQVGRCLLAWLCRHASAGTVTVADRQVAAIGSAQIAPVGFRDDEAVLPWPRNAFSGFRIIQEYLCYPSKFLYVELSGLEPLAAHTETECSLTFEFRRPFPARLRVGKGQICLNCTPAINVFSHEASPIRLNRTKTEYRVLASGGPNFSIRSVDGVTGYLQGRPERIEFEPFDLLRHDLPGAERNRAYFRERIRPAVVGRSVDHYVTFVDRLDIGQHPPIDVASLQLTCSNGPIADRLPVGSVDLPTSDTPRSVTFSNITAVVAEVPPPVSDGLLRRLTANLARNYGVVANIGTLRTVLASYEFRAVYDVQARRRLELLLEGLDQFATTDTDHVVRGAPVRMRNIELAVIDSKIGGESELFLLGAVLDAFFATFAGINMLHRFSVRGTESNAHYLWPARSGSITAL; the protein is encoded by the coding sequence GTGGCCCTTAATCCCTATTACGAAGACGAACTCTCCTATTTGCGCGAGCTCGGCGCCGACTTCGCGTTGGCCAATCCGAAGCTTGCGCCATTTCTCGGGCAGGATGCCACCGATCCCGACGTCGAGCGGTTGCTCGAAGGATTCGCCTTCCTTGTCGCGCGGCTGCGCCAAAAGCTCGACGACGAATTTCCCGAATTCGTCCACGGCCTGTTGCGGATGGTGTGGCCGCAATATCTTCAAGCTCTGCCGCCCATCACGACCCTGTCTTTTGCCTTGAAATCATCGGCGAGCGCCGCGAGCCTGAACCTGCCGGCCGGGACCAGCGTTCGCTCGCGGCCGATCGACGGAACGAACTGCACGTTCGTCACCTGCTACGCAATCGAGGTGCTGCCGCTGAAGATCAATGACGTTCAGCTGGAGAACCGGACGAGCGCGGCCCGGCTAATCCTGCGTATCAAAGCAACCGGTCAGCAAAACCTGTCATGTCTTAAGAATGGTCGGCTTCGCCTCTTCTTCTCGACCGAGCGGGAGCCGCAAGTGGGGCGCTGCCTGTTGGCTTGGCTGTGCCGTCACGCCTCGGCGGGGACTGTTACGGTGGCCGATCGACAGGTGGCCGCAATCGGCTCAGCACAGATCGCGCCAGTCGGCTTCCGTGATGACGAGGCGGTTTTGCCCTGGCCGCGCAACGCCTTCTCAGGATTCCGGATCATTCAGGAGTATCTCTGTTATCCTTCGAAATTTCTCTACGTCGAATTGTCTGGCCTCGAGCCGCTCGCAGCCCACACGGAGACTGAGTGCAGCCTCACCTTCGAGTTTCGGCGCCCGTTCCCGGCCCGGTTGCGCGTCGGCAAAGGCCAGATTTGCTTGAACTGCACGCCGGCAATCAATGTCTTCAGCCATGAGGCCTCGCCAATTCGGCTAAATCGGACCAAGACCGAATACCGCGTACTTGCCTCGGGAGGGCCGAACTTTTCGATCCGGTCCGTCGATGGTGTGACCGGCTATTTGCAAGGCCGTCCCGAACGCATCGAGTTCGAGCCATTCGACCTGTTGCGCCACGATCTGCCGGGCGCCGAGCGCAACCGCGCCTACTTTCGCGAGCGTATCCGGCCTGCGGTGGTCGGCCGGAGCGTCGATCACTACGTGACTTTCGTTGACCGGCTCGACATCGGCCAACATCCGCCGATCGACGTCGCATCCCTGCAATTGACCTGCTCGAACGGACCCATTGCCGACCGGTTGCCTGTCGGTAGCGTGGATCTGCCGACCTCTGACACGCCTCGCTCCGTGACCTTCTCCAATATCACAGCGGTCGTTGCAGAGGTGCCCCCACCGGTCAGTGATGGCTTATTGCGGCGGTTGACGGCCAATCTGGCGCGCAACTACGGCGTGGTGGCCAACATAGGTACGTTGCGGACCGTGCTTGCCAGCTACGAGTTCCGTGCAGTCTATGACGTTCAGGCGCGTCGCCGCCTGGAGTTGTTGCTCGAAGGCCTAGATCAGTTCGCGACCACGGACACCGATCACGTGGTGCGCGGCGCTCCGGTCCGAATGCGAAATATCGAACTAGCCGTGATCGACAGCAAGATCGGTGGCGAGAGCGAATTGTTCCTGTTGGGAGCGGTACTCGACGCCTTTTTCGCGACGTTTGCCGGCATCAATATGCTGCACCGGTTTTCGGTTCGTGGCACGGAAAGCAACGCACACTACCTATGGCCAGCGAGAAGCGGATCGATCACGGCACTCTGA
- the tssG gene encoding type VI secretion system baseplate subunit TssG produces MASEKRIDHGTLTAPDERDELSAFGFFSLVAHLERRFSAAPPIGSTDDPAREAVRFRAAPTLGFPAEEIAEVRQVKAGTERVEVNVNFLGLHGPSSPLPPFYAERVMHAEGMGSLRDFFDFFNHRLISLLLRIWRYYRHHLRFEEGATDAISVLIGTLFGLVPREGTADEREWRARLLPHAGVLALCSRSAKLVAGLISSHLNISARVEEFIWREIDIPRQAQWHLGRAGLELGVDTLAGETMPDIVGKFRLCLGPLNQQQFRSLLPGCESHAIVCRLVNVILREPLAWDLQLELALGQTPEWTLGEGELGWTTWIDPPNGTGSLVLL; encoded by the coding sequence ATGGCCAGCGAGAAGCGGATCGATCACGGCACTCTGACCGCGCCCGACGAACGCGATGAGCTTTCGGCATTCGGGTTCTTCTCGCTCGTTGCGCATCTCGAGCGGCGCTTCAGCGCCGCTCCCCCGATCGGCTCCACCGATGATCCCGCGCGGGAGGCAGTGCGCTTCCGCGCGGCGCCGACGCTTGGCTTTCCTGCCGAAGAGATTGCGGAAGTCAGACAGGTCAAGGCCGGCACCGAGCGCGTGGAGGTCAACGTCAATTTCCTCGGGCTGCATGGTCCCTCCTCGCCGCTGCCGCCCTTCTACGCCGAACGGGTCATGCATGCAGAGGGCATGGGATCGCTCCGCGATTTTTTTGATTTTTTCAATCACCGTCTGATCAGCCTGCTGTTGCGGATCTGGCGGTATTACCGTCACCATTTGCGGTTCGAGGAGGGCGCAACCGACGCGATCTCGGTGCTGATTGGCACGCTCTTTGGACTCGTGCCCCGGGAAGGCACCGCAGACGAACGGGAATGGCGGGCGCGGCTGCTGCCGCATGCCGGCGTCCTTGCGTTGTGCAGCCGGTCCGCCAAGCTTGTGGCCGGCTTGATTTCCAGCCATCTGAACATTTCAGCGCGGGTCGAGGAATTCATCTGGCGCGAGATCGACATTCCACGGCAGGCGCAGTGGCACCTTGGCCGGGCTGGTCTTGAGCTCGGTGTCGATACCCTTGCCGGTGAAACCATGCCGGACATCGTAGGCAAATTCCGGCTTTGCCTCGGCCCGCTCAACCAGCAGCAGTTTCGGTCGCTGCTGCCTGGTTGCGAGAGCCATGCCATCGTTTGCCGTCTCGTCAACGTTATTCTGCGCGAGCCCTTGGCATGGGATCTCCAGCTAGAATTAGCGCTCGGGCAGACGCCAGAATGGACTCTGGGCGAAGGAGAATTAGGCTGGACGACATGGATCGACCCGCCCAATGGAACCGGAAGCCTTGTTCTATTGTGA
- a CDS encoding papain-like cysteine protease family protein translates to MLNVKLDVPLVGQQHGYDGQLNMRRDYAGNVRPHGNHNCWYACACMLSYYFRPGPRLGLPSVWRADIGINGYQFDWLARTEGLERLKQPDDGLTRDFIEETLIARGPIWAALRLPSISGNEPPWDGHIIVLTGLIEDMLCYNDPSYPARGVIYFDGLLFDDLFVKNRDWL, encoded by the coding sequence GTGCTAAACGTAAAGCTGGATGTCCCGCTTGTCGGCCAACAACATGGCTATGACGGCCAATTAAACATGCGACGAGACTATGCCGGAAATGTACGACCGCATGGGAACCACAATTGTTGGTATGCTTGCGCTTGTATGCTGTCGTACTACTTTCGCCCAGGCCCTCGGTTGGGTCTACCTTCTGTTTGGCGGGCCGACATAGGCATCAACGGCTACCAGTTTGACTGGTTGGCGCGCACCGAAGGATTAGAGAGGCTCAAGCAGCCAGATGACGGATTAACGCGTGATTTTATTGAAGAAACGTTGATCGCACGAGGGCCAATCTGGGCTGCGCTGCGTCTGCCGTCAATCTCTGGGAACGAACCACCATGGGACGGGCATATAATAGTGCTGACTGGTCTGATAGAAGACATGTTGTGCTACAATGATCCGTCTTATCCAGCGCGTGGAGTGATCTACTTCGATGGTCTCTTGTTCGACGACCTTTTTGTCAAGAATCGCGACTGGCTGTGA
- the tagH gene encoding type VI secretion system-associated FHA domain protein TagH, with amino-acid sequence MHLTLGVLGENAEPLGRNARQAFGPEGGSIGRGRGCYWRLPDPTNTLSGHHALIAFNGIGFTITDTSTNGVYINTVDAPLGRGNTTPLADGDTLYLAHYTLSVMIEDDPVEERQLLGLTGSKAVRVGRTTPTLPSPAFTQKSATAAVPTAGPSVNDAYLPPEPSRVTGPRQIFYSAAQCEPQAPHPPSLPGGKPLSSDIEAVDPTLADLPRRPSSATTTQRPSSHAQSGNVGSILLSSVDTPFVKPSQPLPSAPFNGRNVLPNGHPAPIIPEDLDLGDLLPGPVSCCTPSVSSQRTKARLNERNELRIAPKPTASSPTNHFGKLPNSGSRTPPPDERELDRLLLRLKETAPPRVVGTPETRSSTRSGAPLLPTNPPSDTDELQAFWDALGFNPDLVPPAQRREFFAELGHAVAEMTNGLHSILAAWAMLKNECQIRPTQTRAGNDNAVQFTNSSHVLREALAKDHGFRLLSRSVRAGFDDIKAHEVAAMAAMRGAVSNVLTHMSPQRIESDGAISGLFGARINKAKLWDRFVELHASMVNDIDRTARSFVAEEFARSYETRRSESGRNEGKTA; translated from the coding sequence ATGCATCTCACACTCGGAGTCCTCGGGGAGAACGCCGAGCCCTTGGGCCGCAACGCAAGGCAGGCGTTTGGACCGGAAGGGGGCTCCATCGGTCGCGGGCGCGGTTGCTACTGGCGGCTTCCAGATCCAACCAACACGCTGTCAGGACACCACGCGTTGATCGCATTCAATGGCATCGGTTTCACGATTACCGATACAAGCACCAATGGTGTGTACATCAACACGGTGGACGCACCGCTGGGACGCGGCAATACCACGCCGCTAGCTGATGGCGATACGCTATACTTGGCGCATTACACCCTCTCGGTAATGATCGAGGACGATCCTGTCGAGGAACGTCAACTGCTAGGCTTGACGGGGTCGAAAGCGGTGCGTGTCGGCCGTACAACGCCGACGTTGCCGTCTCCTGCATTCACCCAAAAGTCCGCAACTGCAGCCGTTCCGACTGCCGGACCGTCGGTAAACGATGCGTATCTTCCGCCCGAACCCTCAAGAGTGACCGGCCCGCGCCAGATCTTCTATTCAGCGGCACAATGCGAGCCGCAGGCACCTCATCCGCCATCCTTGCCTGGAGGCAAGCCGCTCAGCAGCGACATCGAGGCTGTGGATCCGACACTGGCGGATCTTCCTCGGCGACCGTCGAGCGCTACCACGACCCAGAGGCCATCCTCGCACGCGCAATCGGGAAATGTCGGATCAATTCTGTTGTCATCGGTCGACACGCCATTTGTCAAGCCATCCCAACCGCTGCCCTCTGCCCCTTTCAATGGCAGGAATGTACTGCCGAATGGCCACCCTGCGCCAATCATCCCTGAGGATCTCGATCTTGGCGATCTATTGCCGGGGCCGGTCTCGTGCTGCACGCCGTCGGTGTCATCGCAGCGAACAAAAGCGCGCCTCAATGAGCGGAACGAGCTCCGGATCGCGCCTAAGCCGACCGCCTCTTCTCCGACGAATCACTTCGGGAAATTGCCGAATTCTGGTTCAAGGACGCCGCCGCCCGATGAGCGGGAGCTCGATCGGCTGCTGCTGAGACTAAAGGAAACTGCTCCGCCGCGCGTGGTCGGCACTCCTGAGACAAGAAGCTCGACAAGGAGCGGTGCTCCGCTGTTGCCTACGAACCCTCCTTCCGACACAGACGAATTGCAGGCGTTCTGGGATGCGCTTGGTTTCAATCCGGATCTTGTGCCGCCAGCACAGCGTCGAGAGTTTTTTGCCGAACTCGGCCATGCGGTCGCTGAGATGACGAACGGGCTGCATTCGATACTGGCGGCGTGGGCTATGCTCAAGAATGAGTGCCAAATCAGGCCCACGCAGACACGCGCCGGGAATGACAACGCAGTACAGTTCACCAACAGCAGTCACGTCCTCCGCGAGGCGCTCGCAAAGGATCACGGATTCCGGTTGCTCTCCCGGTCGGTGCGCGCAGGCTTCGATGACATCAAGGCCCATGAGGTCGCGGCAATGGCGGCAATGAGAGGCGCGGTCAGCAATGTGCTCACGCACATGAGCCCCCAGCGTATCGAGAGCGACGGTGCAATCAGCGGGCTTTTCGGCGCTCGCATCAATAAGGCCAAGTTGTGGGACAGATTTGTGGAACTGCACGCATCGATGGTCAATGACATTGATCGAACCGCTCGCTCCTTTGTCGCAGAAGAGTTTGCTCGAAGCTACGAAACGCGACGCTCAGAATCTGGCCGCAATGAAGGGAAGACGGCCTAA
- the tssJ gene encoding type VI secretion system lipoprotein TssJ: MAPPNTAHRLSVVGGALLMAAAATNCSTDKTAKTTPIKFVIEADEFVNPNAHGKPSPVVVRIYELKSTTTFTQAQFFELFDDDTKRLGPDLVAKREVELAPGDKMDFERDTPIETRNIGVIAGFRTGNDAQWRSTAEIKPDRDNRISVKLTAEAVSIEHEASRNWWKIL, translated from the coding sequence ATGGCGCCGCCGAATACAGCCCATCGGTTGTCCGTGGTTGGCGGTGCGTTGCTGATGGCCGCTGCAGCCACCAATTGTTCGACTGACAAGACCGCCAAGACGACGCCGATAAAGTTCGTGATCGAGGCCGATGAATTCGTCAATCCGAACGCGCACGGCAAGCCGTCGCCGGTCGTCGTCCGCATTTATGAACTGAAGTCGACGACCACCTTCACCCAGGCGCAGTTTTTCGAGCTGTTCGACGATGACACCAAACGACTTGGGCCGGATCTGGTGGCCAAGCGCGAAGTCGAGCTGGCGCCTGGCGATAAGATGGACTTCGAGCGCGATACGCCGATCGAGACCCGAAATATCGGCGTGATCGCGGGCTTCCGCACGGGCAACGATGCCCAATGGCGCTCAACTGCCGAAATCAAGCCCGATCGTGACAACAGAATCTCGGTAAAATTGACTGCTGAAGCTGTCAGCATTGAGCACGAAGCCAGCCGAAACTGGTGGAAAATCCTATGA
- the tssK gene encoding type VI secretion system baseplate subunit TssK — MSATSKPIWSEGMLVRPQHFQQYDRWVEQLVENRVAGLLGYGWGIRKIAFDRNLLALGQVALTELEAIMPDGTALHAPEHVRLPAGRIPPPAAKDLLVKIAVGTRRQAGSDVCSGNALAHRYDQEVLQIRKASAPEKAPVDIKVASLSTHLIFDGEEQGDLIALPICRIRDIDPARAITLSDTYVPPAIDIHAAKSLVALLNEVRSLLRTRAEALAARADPSRATADGAGLIDLVTLSIVNGAEAVFDHFAATRGHHPETLFRALLSLTGQLSSFVGDRRKPQEVPSYRHEDLESCFTPLADILRGLLAVVIESAAISLPLQDRGYGILTGLITDRTLFQNSRFVLIAVASVPGEALRNQLPAQMKVGSVEQIRNLVNLQLPGVPIHALAVAPRELPYIQNAVYFELDQSVELWRILPRSAAFAFHVSGDYSDLHLEFWAIRGQRT, encoded by the coding sequence GTGTCTGCGACAAGCAAACCGATCTGGTCCGAAGGCATGTTGGTGCGGCCGCAGCACTTTCAGCAATATGACCGCTGGGTCGAACAACTAGTCGAAAACCGCGTTGCTGGTCTGCTCGGCTACGGCTGGGGCATTCGAAAAATTGCCTTTGATCGTAATCTTCTGGCGCTTGGCCAAGTCGCACTTACCGAACTTGAAGCCATTATGCCCGACGGCACGGCCCTTCATGCGCCGGAGCATGTCCGCCTTCCGGCCGGACGAATCCCTCCACCGGCTGCGAAAGATCTGCTGGTCAAGATCGCGGTGGGTACGCGCCGGCAGGCCGGCAGCGACGTCTGTTCCGGGAATGCACTCGCGCACCGCTACGATCAGGAAGTCTTGCAGATCCGCAAAGCGAGCGCGCCTGAAAAGGCTCCGGTCGATATCAAGGTTGCGTCGCTATCAACACATCTTATCTTTGACGGCGAGGAGCAGGGTGATCTGATCGCGCTGCCTATCTGTCGCATCCGTGATATCGATCCGGCTCGCGCGATTACGTTATCCGACACCTACGTTCCGCCTGCCATCGACATCCACGCAGCCAAGTCGCTGGTCGCGCTGTTGAACGAGGTCAGGTCGCTGCTGCGGACACGCGCAGAGGCGCTTGCTGCGCGCGCGGATCCCTCGCGCGCGACGGCGGACGGAGCCGGACTGATTGATCTTGTCACTTTATCGATCGTTAATGGCGCAGAAGCCGTATTCGACCACTTCGCAGCAACACGTGGGCATCATCCTGAAACCCTCTTCCGCGCATTGCTGAGCCTTACCGGACAGCTATCGAGCTTCGTTGGCGACCGCCGGAAGCCGCAAGAGGTGCCTTCCTATCGGCATGAGGACCTCGAAAGCTGCTTCACGCCGTTGGCTGATATTCTGCGTGGGCTGCTGGCTGTTGTGATCGAAAGCGCCGCAATATCGCTTCCGTTGCAGGACCGAGGCTACGGCATTCTAACCGGCCTGATCACCGATCGCACCTTGTTCCAGAACTCTCGGTTCGTTCTCATCGCCGTGGCAAGCGTACCGGGCGAGGCGTTGCGCAACCAGCTTCCGGCGCAGATGAAGGTCGGCTCGGTCGAGCAGATTCGCAATCTCGTCAATCTTCAGCTCCCGGGTGTTCCGATTCACGCGCTCGCCGTGGCGCCGCGCGAGTTGCCCTACATCCAGAATGCCGTCTATTTCGAGCTGGACCAGTCGGTGGAGCTGTGGCGGATCCTGCCGCGCTCGGCGGCCTTTGCGTTCCACGTCAGCGGTGACTACTCGGATCTCCATCTCGAGTTCTGGGCCATCCGTGGGCAACGTACGTGA
- the icmH gene encoding type IVB secretion system protein IcmH/DotU, which produces MQGLFEPKAMEDALVAAATPILLVVAQLRVVNNADISVLRREMVEEIHRFEVRAAKDQASGSDVTAARYVICALLDEAVMTTRWGSESAWSDNSLLNQFHNETWGGERVFQILERVQAKPAKYLALLKLINICLLMGFEGKYRVVEGGRERLEDLRSDVRRLLRDYTSEPPAELSIRWRGVKVRTRMRRYVPLWIIFAAAAVIGLIGYGVFHWRLSDELAPVEQLLVMIGQSGPR; this is translated from the coding sequence ATGCAAGGCCTGTTCGAGCCAAAGGCAATGGAGGACGCCTTGGTCGCGGCCGCGACGCCGATCCTTTTGGTCGTCGCACAGCTTCGCGTCGTCAACAACGCCGATATCAGCGTGCTGCGACGTGAGATGGTCGAGGAAATCCACCGCTTCGAGGTGCGTGCGGCCAAAGATCAGGCGAGCGGCAGCGATGTCACAGCCGCCCGTTACGTGATATGCGCGTTGCTGGACGAAGCGGTGATGACCACGCGCTGGGGCAGTGAGAGCGCCTGGAGTGACAACAGCCTGCTTAACCAGTTCCATAACGAGACGTGGGGTGGCGAGAGGGTTTTCCAGATACTCGAACGCGTGCAGGCAAAGCCGGCTAAATACCTCGCCTTGCTCAAGCTCATCAACATCTGCTTGTTGATGGGGTTTGAGGGCAAATATCGCGTGGTGGAAGGAGGCCGCGAGCGGCTTGAAGACCTGCGTTCCGACGTTCGGCGTCTGTTGCGGGACTATACGAGCGAACCACCGGCCGAACTATCGATCCGATGGCGCGGCGTTAAAGTACGTACACGGATGCGTCGCTACGTACCGTTATGGATCATCTTCGCCGCTGCGGCCGTCATTGGGCTGATCGGCTATGGTGTCTTTCATTGGCGCCTATCGGACGAACTCGCGCCCGTTGAGCAACTGCTCGTCATGATCGGCCAGTCTGGACCACGATAA